A single genomic interval of Gimesia chilikensis harbors:
- a CDS encoding DUF1559 domain-containing protein, translating to MKALLSNRRRGFTLIELLVVIAIIAILIALLLPAVQQAREAARRSTCKNNLKQIGLALHNYHDTFGTFPPATIRRQGATTEWETSMISWQARILASMDQAPLYNQIDWSIEPGRTGTNATAMNNELPAYRCPSDPGNRGTTGQSGYGPTNYVTCTADSGGYAAGGSTYQNNGRSVMFLNSKTQIRDIEDGTSNTMMVSECEVGSAFANVNATSGTVCTGSATTKTRGYSWFYAQSMPAWSYTTLVGPNTDLLECAQSTGGSALLGARSKHVGGVHTLFCDGRVQFISENINLGTWQNLGHKSDGNIIGEY from the coding sequence ATGAAAGCGCTTTTGTCTAACCGCCGTCGGGGCTTCACACTCATCGAACTGCTGGTGGTCATCGCCATTATCGCCATCCTCATCGCTCTGCTCCTTCCCGCTGTTCAACAGGCACGTGAAGCGGCCCGTCGCTCCACCTGTAAGAACAATCTGAAGCAGATCGGTCTGGCCCTGCACAATTACCACGACACCTTCGGCACTTTCCCCCCCGCAACGATCCGTCGCCAGGGTGCCACCACAGAATGGGAAACCAGCATGATCAGCTGGCAGGCCCGTATTCTGGCTTCCATGGACCAGGCTCCTCTCTACAATCAGATCGACTGGAGCATTGAGCCCGGTAGAACAGGTACCAACGCCACAGCCATGAACAATGAACTTCCTGCTTACCGCTGCCCCAGTGATCCCGGTAACCGTGGCACCACAGGTCAGTCTGGCTATGGACCGACTAACTACGTCACCTGTACTGCAGACTCCGGTGGCTACGCAGCTGGCGGATCGACCTACCAGAACAATGGTCGCTCAGTCATGTTCCTGAACAGTAAAACTCAAATCCGGGACATCGAAGACGGTACATCCAACACCATGATGGTCTCTGAATGCGAAGTCGGTAGCGCGTTTGCTAACGTCAACGCCACCTCGGGTACTGTCTGTACCGGATCAGCCACAACCAAGACCCGGGGTTACTCCTGGTTCTACGCCCAGTCGATGCCCGCCTGGAGCTATACCACACTGGTGGGACCGAACACAGATCTCCTTGAATGTGCTCAGAGCACCGGCGGTTCCGCACTGCTGGGAGCCCGCAGCAAACACGTCGGCGGTGTGCACACTCTGTTCTGTGACGGACGCGTGCAGTTCATCTCCGAAAATATCAACCTCGGTACCTGGCAGAACCTGGGTCACAAATCAGATGGTAACATCATCGGCGAATACTAA
- a CDS encoding CocE/NonD family hydrolase — translation MPASRPLRRSLAGMTLFVFALLISTLSALAAERGPYAVEVRKNVMVPMRDGVKLATDVYLPVEDGDVLDGKLPTILERRPYNKNGCKTSGMYYASHGYAFVAQDTRGRYASEGVWHMLTDDGRDGVDTAAWIGEQPWSNAEIGMIGTSYVGGTQHALAMEKAPELKTVIPVDAMSNLGYASMRNGGAFELRFWNWIYLNAGKGSRQSLDAGTAAVLKEMAENRMEYLHRLPLRKGMTPLKLASEYEDWLVAGMQHGANDDFWIQNNIIDYPEKYKDIPVYLVSGWYDSWSSNNTANFQVLSKTIKGPVYMIMGPWIHGQQGAYSHGQVTFGKAAAIADPLGWRKEWYDHWLKGKENSVGKAAPFETPVRIFVMGTGDGSKTVDGKLNHGGYWRNEQEWPLERTVYTRFHLQPAGGLATDAPEVQAAKTSLLFDPENPVPTIGGNISSGNDILVQGGWDQKGSEKIWNFTHPTPLSARDDVLVFQTEPLKEDLEVTGELAVKLWISSSAVDTDFTAKLVDVYPPSSDFPGGFDLNIGDGIIRTRFRDSLKEEKLMEPGEIYPVTIKLYPTSNVFKKGHRIRVDISSSNFPRFDVNPNTGEPLNDNRLKQTAINTVYHDAAHPSHILLPVIPKGD, via the coding sequence ATGCCTGCCTCTCGTCCTCTCCGCCGTTCCCTGGCTGGAATGACTCTGTTTGTTTTCGCGTTACTGATTTCCACATTGTCTGCACTGGCGGCAGAGCGAGGGCCGTATGCGGTTGAAGTGCGGAAGAACGTGATGGTGCCCATGCGGGACGGAGTGAAGCTGGCGACGGACGTCTATCTACCTGTGGAAGATGGAGATGTGCTGGACGGGAAACTGCCGACGATTCTGGAGCGGCGTCCTTATAACAAGAACGGGTGTAAGACATCAGGCATGTATTACGCTTCGCACGGGTATGCGTTCGTGGCCCAGGATACGCGGGGCCGATATGCGTCGGAGGGTGTGTGGCACATGTTGACCGATGATGGTCGCGATGGTGTCGACACGGCGGCGTGGATTGGTGAGCAGCCCTGGTCGAATGCGGAGATCGGGATGATCGGAACTTCGTATGTCGGCGGAACCCAGCACGCGCTGGCGATGGAGAAGGCTCCCGAGCTGAAGACCGTGATTCCGGTGGATGCGATGTCGAACCTGGGCTATGCCAGCATGCGTAACGGAGGGGCGTTTGAGCTGCGGTTCTGGAACTGGATCTATCTGAATGCGGGCAAAGGAAGCCGTCAGTCACTTGATGCGGGAACCGCGGCTGTGCTGAAGGAGATGGCTGAGAACCGGATGGAATATCTGCATCGACTGCCGTTACGGAAAGGGATGACGCCGCTGAAGCTGGCTTCCGAATACGAAGACTGGCTGGTCGCGGGGATGCAGCATGGGGCCAACGATGACTTCTGGATTCAGAACAATATCATCGATTACCCGGAGAAGTACAAAGACATTCCGGTGTACCTGGTGAGTGGCTGGTACGATTCGTGGAGCAGCAATAACACGGCCAATTTTCAGGTGCTGTCGAAAACGATCAAAGGTCCCGTGTACATGATCATGGGGCCCTGGATTCACGGGCAGCAGGGAGCGTACTCACATGGTCAGGTGACGTTTGGAAAAGCCGCTGCGATCGCGGATCCCCTGGGCTGGCGGAAGGAGTGGTACGATCACTGGCTGAAGGGGAAGGAGAACAGTGTCGGGAAAGCAGCTCCGTTTGAAACGCCGGTACGGATTTTCGTGATGGGAACCGGCGATGGTTCAAAGACCGTGGACGGTAAACTGAATCATGGCGGATACTGGCGGAACGAGCAGGAGTGGCCACTGGAACGGACCGTATACACCAGGTTTCATCTGCAACCTGCAGGCGGGTTGGCGACTGATGCTCCTGAAGTACAGGCTGCGAAGACCAGCCTGCTGTTCGATCCGGAGAATCCGGTGCCGACGATCGGGGGAAACATTTCCAGTGGAAATGACATTCTGGTGCAGGGGGGCTGGGATCAGAAGGGGAGCGAGAAGATCTGGAATTTCACGCATCCGACTCCGCTGTCGGCCCGCGATGATGTGCTGGTCTTTCAGACGGAACCTCTGAAAGAGGATCTGGAAGTCACAGGGGAACTGGCAGTGAAGCTCTGGATTTCTTCCTCTGCTGTCGACACCGACTTTACGGCGAAGCTGGTTGACGTGTATCCACCAAGCAGTGATTTCCCGGGCGGGTTTGACCTGAATATCGGCGACGGGATTATCCGGACACGGTTCCGCGATTCACTGAAGGAAGAAAAACTGATGGAGCCGGGTGAGATTTATCCGGTGACGATCAAGCTCTATCCGACTTCGAACGTATTCAAGAAGGGGCACCGGATCCGCGTGGATATTTCGAGCAGTAACTTTCCGCGGTTTGACGTGAACCCGAATACGGGGGAGCCGTTGAATGACAATCGGTTGAAGCAGACCGCGATCAATACGGTGTATCACGACGCGGCGCATCCTTCGCATATTCTGCTGCCCGTGATTCCCAAGGGAGACTGA
- a CDS encoding RNA ligase family protein codes for MPRIKLAYPKIPDSRAAPLEKCIAFEKYDGTNLHWVWEPELGWYAFGTRRNRFDLDDRGIAAFTEDHPELAQAPALFLDQFAAPLQSTLLARPDFASREVTDFTEFLGPRSFAGRHNADDDKQLILFDVAIENQLLGPAQFLEDFGHLPVARVVYRGRFTGQFTSDVRAGKYAVAEGVICKGGTGPNLWMAKIKTDAYLARLKAAFADNWEQYWE; via the coding sequence ATGCCGCGTATCAAACTCGCTTATCCCAAAATCCCCGACAGCCGCGCTGCCCCGCTGGAAAAATGCATCGCTTTCGAGAAATACGACGGCACCAATCTGCACTGGGTCTGGGAACCGGAACTGGGCTGGTACGCCTTTGGCACCCGCCGCAACCGTTTTGATCTGGACGACCGGGGCATCGCCGCCTTCACAGAGGACCACCCGGAACTCGCCCAGGCACCCGCTTTGTTCCTGGATCAGTTCGCGGCACCACTCCAGTCCACCCTCTTAGCCAGACCGGACTTCGCCAGCCGCGAAGTGACCGACTTCACCGAATTCCTGGGCCCCCGTTCTTTCGCCGGTCGACACAATGCCGACGATGACAAACAGCTGATCCTCTTCGATGTCGCCATTGAAAATCAGCTGCTCGGCCCCGCACAGTTCCTGGAAGACTTCGGCCACCTGCCAGTCGCCCGCGTCGTCTATCGAGGTCGCTTCACCGGCCAGTTCACCAGCGACGTCCGCGCCGGGAAATACGCAGTCGCCGAAGGAGTCATCTGCAAAGGCGGCACAGGTCCCAACCTCTGGATGGCCAAGATTAAAACCGACGCCTACCTGGCCCGCCTCAAAGCCGCCTTCGCCGACAACTGGGAACAATATTGGGAATAA
- a CDS encoding DUF1559 domain-containing protein, with the protein MLKSSKTPRGFTLIELLVVIAIIAILIALLLPAVQQAREAARRSTCKNNLKQIGLALHNYHDSYQTFPIGSQVSYYRANWRSSILPFIDQAPAYNKLIPAAYSQHGFAAGSGNSASGYNTENAVLNNLYIPIYKCPSSTADAFYTGTSPVSNNGTTSPNSALGKETGMTMDYVGISGSYLNAAPYSSGCGAAYGGYWCNNGMMQIGKVSRMRDCKDGTSNTMVIAEDSGLVNNRDYRSNYYGGWAGHTGLTSWGTGVNTIRYSPNPSTAPTGGDQTYTPNNPLTSEHVGGVHALLGDGAVRFLSNNIDIETLRRLGMRNDNLVLGEF; encoded by the coding sequence ATGCTGAAGTCATCCAAAACACCACGGGGATTTACCCTCATCGAACTGCTGGTGGTCATCGCTATTATCGCGATTCTGATCGCCCTCCTCTTGCCCGCTGTCCAGCAGGCACGTGAAGCAGCCCGTCGCTCGACCTGCAAAAACAACTTGAAGCAGATCGGTCTGGCACTGCACAATTACCATGACTCCTATCAGACGTTTCCGATTGGCTCGCAGGTTTCCTACTACCGCGCTAACTGGCGATCTTCGATTCTGCCTTTCATCGATCAGGCACCTGCCTACAACAAACTCATTCCAGCGGCCTACTCTCAACACGGCTTTGCAGCCGGCAGTGGGAACTCTGCCTCCGGCTATAACACCGAAAACGCCGTGCTGAATAATCTCTACATCCCCATCTACAAATGCCCGTCCAGCACCGCGGATGCCTTCTACACTGGTACCAGTCCCGTTTCCAACAACGGTACGACATCCCCGAACTCGGCTCTCGGAAAAGAAACCGGCATGACCATGGACTACGTGGGCATCAGTGGTTCTTACCTGAATGCAGCCCCCTACAGTTCCGGTTGTGGAGCTGCCTACGGCGGTTACTGGTGTAACAACGGGATGATGCAGATCGGCAAAGTCTCCCGCATGCGTGACTGTAAAGACGGAACCTCGAACACCATGGTCATCGCTGAAGATTCCGGCCTGGTTAACAACCGAGATTATCGCAGCAACTACTACGGCGGCTGGGCAGGACACACTGGACTGACCAGTTGGGGAACCGGCGTGAATACCATCCGTTACAGCCCCAACCCTTCCACCGCACCTACAGGGGGAGACCAGACTTACACCCCCAACAACCCGCTGACCTCCGAACATGTAGGCGGCGTGCACGCGTTGCTCGGTGATGGTGCGGTCCGGTTCCTCTCGAATAACATCGACATCGAAACCCTCCGCAGACTGGGTATGCGTAACGACAACCTGGTACTCGGCGAATTCTAA
- a CDS encoding ion transporter, with product MPTLKQVVEDSDTKAGKTFDLFIQAVIVISLVSFTIETLPDLSPTTRTFLRGIEIVSVIIFTVEYLARVLVASNRPAFILSFFGLIDLLAILPFYLGMGLDFRSLRAFRLLRLVRIFKLARYSAAARRFHRAFLIAKEELALFLFATLIIIYLAAVGIYHFENPAQPEAFSSVFHSLWWAVSTLTTVGYGDIYPITAGGKIFTFFILAAGLGIVSIPAGLVASALAKAREMED from the coding sequence ATGCCAACGTTGAAACAGGTCGTTGAAGATTCAGATACGAAAGCAGGTAAGACTTTCGATCTGTTCATCCAGGCTGTAATTGTGATCTCCCTGGTTAGTTTTACGATAGAAACCTTACCCGACCTGTCTCCGACTACCAGAACCTTTCTCAGGGGCATTGAGATTGTCAGCGTGATCATTTTCACTGTGGAGTATCTCGCCCGGGTCCTGGTTGCCAGCAACAGGCCTGCTTTCATCTTATCATTCTTTGGTCTTATTGACCTACTGGCGATTCTCCCTTTCTATCTGGGTATGGGGTTGGATTTTAGATCACTCAGAGCCTTCCGACTCCTGCGACTCGTCCGAATTTTTAAACTGGCCCGCTACAGTGCCGCTGCCAGACGTTTCCACAGAGCCTTTCTCATTGCCAAAGAGGAACTGGCTTTATTCCTCTTCGCCACGCTGATTATCATTTACCTGGCCGCAGTCGGAATCTATCACTTTGAGAACCCTGCCCAGCCGGAAGCTTTCAGCTCTGTTTTTCATAGCCTGTGGTGGGCAGTGTCTACTTTGACCACCGTCGGTTACGGGGATATCTATCCGATCACAGCAGGTGGAAAAATCTTCACATTCTTTATCCTCGCTGCAGGGCTGGGTATCGTTTCGATCCCCGCTGGTCTGGTCGCCTCCGCACTCGCTAAAGCCAGAGAGATGGAAGACTGA
- a CDS encoding carboxypeptidase regulatory-like domain-containing protein, translating to MLKLSRLTLCLMLTALLTACGSSVEEVPTGTVSGTVTLGGKPLSGARVNFISGTAGAGAYADLKQDGTYSIAEPIAAGDYKVYLSSPGLGDAPPDETGNQEFKDALKEVPQKYQSDQTTELQTVIKEGENTFDIDLKP from the coding sequence ATGCTCAAACTCTCTCGACTGACTCTCTGCCTCATGCTGACCGCGCTGCTGACTGCCTGCGGATCCAGCGTCGAGGAAGTTCCCACTGGTACCGTCAGCGGCACCGTGACCCTCGGGGGTAAACCGCTTTCCGGCGCACGCGTCAATTTCATTTCCGGAACCGCAGGAGCAGGCGCCTACGCCGATCTTAAGCAGGATGGCACCTACAGCATTGCCGAACCGATCGCCGCCGGTGACTACAAAGTCTATCTTTCTTCCCCCGGACTGGGAGATGCGCCCCCGGATGAAACGGGCAACCAGGAATTTAAGGACGCCCTCAAAGAGGTCCCGCAGAAATATCAGAGCGATCAGACCACCGAACTGCAGACCGTGATCAAAGAAGGCGAGAACACCTTCGACATCGATCTCAAGCCCTGA